tgttgcttctgttccaaggtggtaacaaaagaagaaaatcaagactaaagctgtgggaggaaaggtcctccaaaaagaaaaacttttactgtttatttgggaggggtttttgcctcccatgtcatgtaataataatactcagcactcatatattttggttctggtctgtaactatataactctgtcttacttttcaataaagtaagttattgtaacagcttccgcactttcgtatctccgatgaattgtaatgtctgcgtgacgggtgaaacactcttggaaaggtaaggaattcagataccgaacttatcaagtgatcaggtgcacctgcagggttgtctgaagtccgtgggacaaggacaactgtaggtgggcctaatgacttgggaggttctatcaCAACTACATTACGTCTCGTATGGCTCGTGAGTTAAAAATCTTTCCTTACGGAAGAAACATTGGTGCTGTTGTGTCAATAGTGATGGATAAGGACCGCTAGTGtggtagaacctcccaagttattaggcccacatgcaactgcccttgtctcaaagacctcagacggctatgcatgtgcaccagataacttaacaggatccgtccgagtgtcccaaggaccccggataaaccacttacaaccaggatcacaagattaagtaaacacaactcACATACAAACATTTGCAGTGGAAATaaattctttattacaacatGATTATAAGTTACACTAGTTACAAATTATAATTGGGTTACAATATATATCATCAGAGTTGATTACAAAAGAAAGTGTTTCAAAAGGATTACACTTTAAAATGTTATAGAATATTTGAAAATTtgaaatacatgctagcttaagtgacagtCCACATTAAAGAAACTATAGAAgggatatacttatataagaaggctgaACCCACCAGCACTTGGCACcatccacaacagaacaaaatgacaccctgaaaaacaacaggaaaTAAAACCCTgggtacgcaattactcagcaagacttacccgactaaagaaaagactctcaagggtatgctggtttgtcgggaatcaaggtaaagtttatcaaatttcaaagactcatttttgcagaaaagcttactagtagtggatccttatgcaAAAATTTAACatcacaagttaagtacttttcctgaatctagattttacaaatttagagcattcacttgtcctggtCTAGCTTTCTTTTACCATATTCTTAGTTTACTTATTAACTACGATGAGTGGTCGGAGGGAAGAGTCTCCATGaccgaggagcaacgacgattcgaaccgattatacccagctggggatccctaaccacacgacatatgtagcacttaacccttgcatatgttaatTGTTCCCACAGATCCTGCACAACGTGAACCGGTCTGCACTACTCGGGAGCATAGTACTCCTCTgtccagcctctagccaggagggtacacgctactcccaccatctcccacgcccagtgcgcggttttcttttcacgtatggaatagccaagTTCAGGCTTACCGAAGCATGTGGCTAGTTGCAAAGTCTCCAACACAACAGGCCTACATCGAaccgtccttaatcgacacagacgggcaaACTTTCTTGCTCAACGTCTGGCCTACATTTCATATTATTTCCCAAAACTTGATACCTGAGAGAGGTACCCGACTTGAATGATGAAATCATCGTGGCCACACTGGGTTCATCATCACAAAGTCCTTTTATTTCACAAACTCCCATATCCCGTGTTACACATCATCTTTTAAAAACAATCCTAAATtaataagcagggctaagcatcacTAAATTTTCATAAAACAGGTATTAGGGTTTTTTAATCAAGGATGGAAATGCATCAACTGTTtgatcacacaactcctatcacctaatgcatgcaTCATTCAAGGTGATAAAACTTTTTAAAACAGAAGGAGGTGGCAAATACACCGGGGCTTGCTTGGGATAAAAACTACGTTAGTGTTGTTAGCAGATGACCACTTGACGATCatactttgtcttggtactcgTTCAAGTCATCCATCCTTATGTTCATCCATCAGCATCACCTTGCGAAGAAGCCCATGCTTAACATCATCTTGTGGTTGACTCAGCTCTGGCCCTTCGCATCAAGTGCTCAACTAGCGCACCTAATGAAATGCAAAATGCGCATGTATGAACCTTCAGAGGAATGGCGCGAGATAATATGATGCTACACAAAATTGAAATAAAAGAATTAATGGTGAGGCCTTGCAACACTCTGGAGCAAACGCTAGATATCGGTAAATGACTAAGCACCATAATCTCGCTTCTCTAGCTTATCCAGATCTAACTCAAATATCAAGAAATATTAAATTATGAACAAGGCATATACCTTTATTAGGTAGCCCAGAACACAAAAAGATTAATTATACCTCGGCTCACCATTACCGGACACCCATGACTTAGAACAAAAAATAGAAATAATTTGACTAACCTTTTAGATCGTGTTTATAGACTAACTTGAATTCCACACTAACCGAATAGGGCATCACACTATTCAATCTAGTTGGTTGGCAATTATCAGACAACATATAATCTTGTGAGAGTATTTTTATCCACGAAAGATTTAAAACATTGGTATACACCCTTGTCAATGCTATTCACTTTAAAATACTCGAGTAATGATCAACATTCATTCATGACATCTAATCTATTACTAAATATAGAATATAATGACTATCAGAGCAAATCATTGACTTAATCAAACATCACTCATGATTACCAATATTTTTCACATAAATTTGCATCAAAATTCTATACCTCAGCCTCCGACTTGACTACTTTATAATTCTAAAAACAATGATATTGCCACGGCAAAGCATACCAACACAACAACGGATCTAGCCATAATCTTCAAGCGCATTTATGCTAAATAAAAGGATCACACACTAACACACTAATTTATTCAACGATCCAACTATCATGAATAACCCATCTCCTTACCAAGACCAAAACGATTTGATAATAGCAAATCGACGATGATCTATACTTCACTCATTTTAACGAACATCCGGAGAGTGCTACACTAGAGCTAATTTCACCACACAAACAAAAATCAGCTAACCACAAGCGACATCGATTAATCCTACTGAATGCATCATTCGCTTCATCCATCTAATAATTTAGCTAACAGGAATAATAGACTAGCTTACCGACCCAACCAACTAACAAAATAACCAACCCGCTCACCACACCTAAGGCCGACTCAGATTCTACAAGAACCACGATGATCACCGGTTCAAGCATAATGTCGAACATCTAACAAGCGCAACTTACGCACTTCACTACGTACCCCATTGTTGAGCTCTAAAAAGagcagtgcggacggtccggccccgaggccggacggtccgcggtccggacagtccgcggtggtggcgcggacggtccgcgcgtgcgcagagtcagttagggttcatagtttctcgcgggattggttacctaaaaccgcgggattaactcggaaatcagtttgaagcggatccaaacctccccctttatatagatgaagggctacggccgattgaacccccaacaatcgaaccaataccacttctatctcgcatttattttcagcacaattaggagtagttctagtctagttctagtttagccctagtttagtattccaatccccaaattctctgcctctcctcgactctacgtcgattagaggagtctaggtcggtctgcccgagcctagacaactcctaggatctctcctccccgatggggtccctcccgggagcgagatccaggcgccgccggcgatcttccgccgcccctgcgcacgcgcggaccgtccggccctagggcgcggaccgtccggccgtcaggcaggggatCCTAGcttctgcaccaggtcgcggaccgtccggccctgtgccgcagaCCGTCAGCGTCTGACCagggagcaccgccgcctcgcgccaggtcgcggaccgtccggctctgtgccgcggaccgtccgcgcctgaccagagagcaccgccgctggttcttttgaagtgattggcgcctccaaaaaggtgtcaacatactttttggcgactccgctggggactaggtgtctagacctgctaaaaatcggcccatagatggccggttctaaggatcacaccaagatctccaccaccaacatcatcaagccggccatggaggcgctcccggctgatgaccaaaggccctttgaagacctcgtaatgcgcgatgagaaggaggtgatgcggcaatggaacgaacaacgcgacaaggaagaggcggaactgctgcataaactctccgaacggcacaaggaggcggcggacaagtacttgtcacacttcacggtagatcgccaccagaagatcgtccgtcaaggggagatcgatatggaatctcttCTACCTCCATTtcagggtcccgctgtaagtactccagatctatctcttacgactttcatggatcaacgaggagatcagttaaagcaatatgtagatgaatctattaaaatgcatttacgtgcacacgagaaatcagctgctcctagctttccatcgcgagagtctaatacagaACCACCCGCGTCAAACACATCGGCTCTAAATGGGTAACCCTTGACCCAGCCATCACATGGTATGTCGATGCacgctttcgtgtcaccatcacagccgcaaccactaggcacgcggcaggtactggacgcgaccggaccgtccgagcatcatcttagacagtccggttataccgcggaccgACCGGCGTGTTTCATCGGACCGTCCGACCTGATGCAGACCCGCACACAAAACACTGAGGTCGCACTGTACATGGCCAGACCATCAGGGTACAACCCCGAACATTTCagccccatcacggaccgtccgacgcatcacgccggaccgtccggatatgttgcggaccgtccgccatcatacatcggaccgtccggatatggcatgaaccggccgaCGTATTACGCCGGACCATCCAACTCTACACAAGTCACGTGCAGACTGCCCAAGTCGTGCCATATATGACCGATCCGTCCGGGTACAACCCTGGACCATTCGGACCGATCAcggaccgtccagttctttacgatAGACGGTAtgggtacgagactacccacgTAACACCTTATACGACTGGGCATTCCGGATATACCTTCGGACCGtttggccaggtcgcggaccatccagCCCCTTACGCCGGACCATCCGGATATGCGTACGCAGAGCCGAGAACTGCGCAATATGCACAGTTTccacattcatcgcagcaacattatggtgccccaccagcaacacattataatcataccataccacctcatggacatagggctgaatactgttcggccacaagagagcctgagaggtatatggtaggagctggtgacattaataggacacctaacacacacctcaaacatccctgtgaggaaagccgacagagtgatgttaggcaacctgagatttccacccacaaactcaatggatggtcgccaTACATGGCGGAGAGGATCAGAGACGAAGTAGCTGGGgtgttcagggacaaactcggtgttagtgtgtcaggtacagggcaatcgtatcggaagccttatagccaccgattcgacaccgtgccatatccacagggaactagaataccagtcttctctaagttttctggtgaaggtgggaaaagcacacacgaacatgtaagccaattcatagcacacttgggagaattggctgatggggaaccctaccgcgttcgtttattctcgttgtcccttactgatactgcatttgcatggtatgcagctttgccaccaaactctattaactcttgggaagaattacagcagaaatttcatgaacacttcttctcaggagaacatgagttagaattggctgacttagcttcagtccgacaggggcctgaagaatcggttaatgactatatccggagattccgggacactagaaaccgatgctttcagattcatgtcgcagaaaaacaacttacagggctagctttcaatgggttacgaccctacttaaaagaaaaattagatggcacccaattcttttcgctagtgcacttacaccagcgggctatgacctgtgaaagccgaagtaaggaaacatcaaaatcggctagccataagatgcatctagtgggatacgataattcggacgatgaatccacggatgtatacaccgccgaactggtttggccaggacaggctaaaccttcaacgtgttctgctttacagtcgattcgaaagaatcgacaagaagaagttaagtttacttttaatgttgccaaatgcgataaaatatttgacgagttactgaaaaacggcaacattaaattaactcatactattcctcctcctaatgaattaaagaggcgtgcttattgtaagtggcataattccttttctcatgccaccaatgattgtaatgtttttcgtcgacagatacaattgaccataaatgagggtcgattggcttttcaggagatgcaagttgacacacaaccctttcctgttaatacaatagaactcacatgcaaaaaggtcttggttcggcccgaaatggccgataaaggcaaaggcaagggcatcgtcatcagcaatcctcgcatgtcagatatatcacaaaaggagattgctcgaaaggcttcggacgagaaggctaaaaagtccgaagatgccggggggcaggcacagttaataaaccaaacacatcagcctagccccagcatcgtagatggtccggcacctacgtgcggacaatccggtgctcagacaaacggtccggctaactcagccggacagtccacctatgaccaaaggcgtcaacctctacacaaagcaaggaaaaagacgcaaggtcaaagcacatataatcggctgatcaaagccgatcctacttttgattagttgctctccaaaaatactagcaaaaagactgttccacgtgatcggtcaacaaagaaaccccggtcacctgctaaaacaaaacggtcaaacaaaacgacccgaaaggcgacacaacaagcatcgcctattcattctatgagaccagggtactttccacctatttactcatcgtcggtatattatcctgttcaaacatggaatggcacgatgatgaatccatggtacatatatagtcccttcgtctatccagactgggggcaccttcattctattccttttgatccattgatcaaatggtcatggccgagaaagatacaaatccgaaacgacctttatattggtgctttattgaataatctccatatcgaaaagccggtgacctacatcaggtttagttcatatgcttttggttcatcaaccttcaccaaaaggcaggggggcatatgttgagctctaaaaagagcagtgcggacggtccggccccgaggccggacggtccgcggtccggacagtccgtggtggtggcgcggacggtccgcgcgtgcgtagagtcagttagggttcctagtttctcacgggattggttacctaaaaccgcgggattaactcggaaatcagtttgaagcggatccagacctccccctttatatagatgaagggctacggtcgATTGAACCCCCAAAATCAAATCAATACcacttctatctcgcatttattttcagcacaattagaagtagttctagtctagttctagtttagccctagtttagtattccaatccccaaattctctgcctctcctcgactctacgtcgattagaggagtctaggtcggtctgcccgagcctagacaactcctaggatctctcctcccaaacggggtccctcccgggagcgagattcaggagccgccggtgatcttccgccgcccctacgcacgcgcgaaccgtccggccgtcaggcaggggatcctagctcctgcaccaggtcgcggaccgtccggccctgtgccgcggaccgtccgcgtctgaccagggagcaccgccgcctcgcgccaggtcgcggaccgtccggctctgtgccgcggaccgtccgcgcctgaccagagagcaccgccgctggttcttttgaaaTGATTGGcccctccaaaaaggtgtcaacacccATCTAGCTCTCTATGCCAATCTCATACTGTGATTCACACATACCATCACAGGAAAAACATAGATCACTACATATGGATGAAAACAACGCTGATCATAAATTATTTTTTTAGAACACCATACCTGCTACCCGAAACATGGACTCGGCGACGTAGAACTGGAGTTGTCGACGACGGGGTTCAGCATCATCGCAGCAGTACCCAATGACGGTGAGGTCTTTTCCCAAGGTTGTGAAGTGGTCCTTGACGAGAGAAAGAGAGCGAGCTCGATCCAAGGCATATACGCGAGCTAGAGTCAAGTGTACGCAGCCTAGCACTGGTGGATCATCGTGCGGATCGTGGACAAACTGCAAGACGGCGACAGACGCCATGTGCAGGAGCCCGTCTAGGGAGCGCAAACTGGAGAAGAGGACGCCGGAGAACGCTTGGAGCCGAGGCCGGAGCGAGGAGCGCAACTTGCTGTAGTTGAGCCCGTCCATTGCTCCGGCGTGCTATAGTTTTGCAGCACGGCAACAGGAGGACAAGGAGAGAGCAGAGAGGCGAGGCGAGCCAAGCTCGTGAGATATTAGAGGAAGAAATAACTGAGGGAGTGATATCCTGTGTGAGCAGGACGCGTGGGAGAGCAGATGTCGTGAGGGTCTGAGGGAGAGACGAGCAGCGGTCCACATAGTCACGGACGATGAAAAAAATCAGGGAGAATAGATGTCGAGAAATATCCAAGGAGTCAGACGTGAGGAAAGCACAATGGAGAACATCCAAGGGATTAAACGTACATGAGTATTCTAGTGCTTGCTTTATCTGGATGGAAGGGATGGATGACGTGGGGATAAAGATATGAgatattttatttttttcctcTTTTTTTAACAAACCATACGCACAAGATAGAACTAGGGAATAAGATTTTTCTTCTCATATAATGCTTTTATAACAAAAGCACATTTATCCATTCCTCTGGGTCTAGGGATAAAGTGTAAGCGAGATGCAAATCAGATGGTGTTTAATTTAGCTGAAATCGGGCAAAAATGTATCCGCCATCCGAAAAACTTTGATTTCTTTGCCTTGAATAACATGCTGGAAAAATAAAATCCTAATTTTTACTCCGTGCATAATTTCTTGGGTAGCGAGCGTGGTTCAGTTTATAAACGTCGAGAGCTTACTAATTTGTACTCGTATAATCAATTAACTTTTTTAACAGGCATTAGACTCGACATTCTAGATGGTTATTTAACTCTGAATTCTACGAAAAGTTTGGACAGTTCAGAGAGACGAAGATAGTTACAATATCAAAATTGTgataggcgaagatgattaaGGCTTGGAGGCCAATATTCTCACTGACATACCATGCTTAAGTCCATATTCGTTGTTAAATGTAtagtaacacttggggtgttacagccctcccccttaaaagaatctcgtcccgagattcagatcAAAAAACTTTGAAGGGTAGAGAAGTGTGTAACTACTGTTCATATCAGCGATAGCATAAGGCAGCTCCAAACAGAGGTGACTACTTCAAGATGTTTGTTTCTCTAGTGGATATAGCATGTACCACACTACCCTTATAagattccatgtgtgcagtttgctttttctgacaaCATTGTATTATCTGAGTCTTTGGAACGAGCACTAGATTGGATATTAATTATCCAAACCGAGTTAGATGCAACCTCTTGAGTGAAACACGTAGAAAGATGTTTTATTGATAAGCCAGCATGGCAAACCCATAGCATAGGAGACGGATGTGGATGTCGAACAACTTCACGGTCAACTCATGATTAGCCAGGGAATCCAATTCCAAGAAAGATAATAGGAACCTGAGAAAACATCAATGAAGGAATCCATAGATGTTGACGTCGCGATGACCCAACCTCATCTAGCGCTAGTGCGACTCCGCCTAATCACACATGTTGGATAATCACATGGGAGGCGGTCGACGCACAACTAGAGTGATGACTAGGTGGTTACCAGTCAACTTGACCTAAATTTTTTTAATCGCTCTTTCAAGGTAGATTGAACTAAAAAGGAAGTTTAGGCAATCAGAGAATTCTGTTTTTTATGGAGATTTCTAAATTGGTAGTGAATTCGTTAAAGAGCACATTAAAGTGGTATGCTCTTTTGATTCAACTAAGATGACAGAGGTTGCTCGATCATTTCACAAACAACATAAAAATTATTTCAAGGGAGAGATATATGGGAAATAACATATTAATGTAGTtctataatggatcatgactagggacctcgataccagcatgcgccaagcagcataagCTTGCGTGTACATTGACAAGGGGCTCTCAGTTCGCGgcggcaccataagtccttaaccatgacaccataatTAAACTTCACCAACAATGAATCCCACATAGCAAAAACAGATTGTGCCAAGGTAACACagtgatatagtctcataatggattacaactactaactgtgataccagcacgtgccgagcagcacaaccatgtgtgtacattcacaggaggccctcggtttcgtcgcgaCACCATCAATCTTAGTCATAACGTCATTACCAGACGTAAACAATGAGAAATCTCACATGGCACAGATAGACTGAGCAAGGGCACCAATATACCCAAGAAGATCAACAAGTAAGAATAATCCTTGAGAAAGAAGCTTATGAGATTATGGCCCAATGATATAAACAAGGCATAGCCAAAATATAAATTTGTTGACGAAGAGAATACGataggagactgttaattcagccccaagcatatttctatgcccatcgcagagattaCAGGGTCAAGGATTAAtatctgattagatacggagggaaaacaatcataagattaagttggtatgccttcgatagatatggggaaaccaaaggcatcaaactcaagAAAATAATCAGACATGTCTTTCCTGGATTAAGTTGATAAAGCAACATTGCAATCCTCAAGAATAGGCAAACTGGAATAGAGACCTCAGCTTGCGCCAATCGAACGAGGGCATGATCTAGGATGGAAATATGACAACTAAAACGTCACAGATTAAATAGCAAGAACACGGACTCGAGATCCTAACTTTAAGCCCATGCACATCTTGCATTGGATAAAGAAATTATCCAAACATCCATTTGCATGAGTCTGGTCATGGAGTAGTAACGGAAAATTCAAACCCATCCATGTTTGGAAACTTGGAAGGATTTTGGAGAAATGACACTGATTTGGATCATGGTTTACTAAACAAAGACATGGCCTAACTTTGGATTTATGCAAACAAGTCACCAACCTTCTATCGACACATCAAGTACAAGAGCAAACAAATATAACACCTAAATAGATTACCTAAAGAACGAAGGACAgctatttcatcgaagttcataatacaacattacaccacattatctacaatcactggttactggaataaaggtgagagcagCATTTTGGTGCACAGGTGACAAACACAATGCAACAATCAAGATGCATGTTCGTCCTAACCGTCCTCACAGGTTTTGCCAACTTAATGTGGCAGTAACGTTCTATCTCAGTGGCATACTTACGTCTctctcggtattttgctagtcgacAGCTACACATacattttcgaggttagtgtacctgcagaaaattcc
This portion of the Zea mays cultivar B73 chromosome 2, Zm-B73-REFERENCE-NAM-5.0, whole genome shotgun sequence genome encodes:
- the LOC103646695 gene encoding uncharacterized protein isoform X1; its protein translation is MDGLNYSKLRSSLRPRLQAFSGVLFSSLRSLDGLLHMASVAVLQFVHDPHDDPPVLGCVHLTLARVYALDRARSLSLVKDHFTTLGKDLTVIGYCCDDAEPRRRQLQFYVAESMFRVAGALVEHLMRRARAESTTR
- the LOC103646695 gene encoding uncharacterized protein isoform X2 is translated as MDGLNYSKLRSSLRPRLQAFSGVLFSSLRSLDGLLHMASVAVLQFVHDPHDDPPVLGCVHLTLARVYALDRARSLSLVKDHFTTLGKDLTVIGYCCDDAEPRRRQLQFYVAESMFRVAV